From Leopardus geoffroyi isolate Oge1 chromosome B4, O.geoffroyi_Oge1_pat1.0, whole genome shotgun sequence, a single genomic window includes:
- the THAP2 gene encoding THAP domain-containing protein 2, whose product MPTNCAAAGCATTYNKHINISFHRFPLDPKRRKEWVRLLRRKNFVPGKHTFLCSKHFEASCFDLTGQTRRLKMDAVPTIFDFCNHLKSMKLKSRNLLKKNNTCTPTGPSNLKSNISSQQVLLEHSYAFRNPMEAKKRIIKLEKEIASLRKKMKTCLQKERRATRRWIKATCLVKNLEANNILPKGTSEHILPTALSSLPLEDFKILEQEQQDKTLSIL is encoded by the exons ATGCCGACCAATTGCGCCGCGGCGGGCTGTGCCACTACCTACAACAAGCACATTAACATCAGCTTCCACAG gtttccttTGGatcctaaaagaagaaaagaatgggttcGCCTACTTAGGCGCAAAAATTTTGTGCCAGGAAAACACACTTTTCTTTGTTCAAAGCACTTTGAAGCCTCCTGTTTTGACTTAACAGGACAAACTCGACGACTTAAAATGGATGCTGTTCCAACCATTTTTGATTTTTGTAACCATTTAAAGTCTATG AAACTCAAGTCAAGGAatcttttgaagaaaaacaacactTGTACTCCAACAGGACCATCTAATTTAAAATCAAACATTAGTAGTCAGCAAGTACTGCTTGAACACAGTTATGCTTTTAGGAATCCTATGGAGGCCAAAAAGAGgataataaaactggaaaaagaaatagcaagcttaagaaagaaaatgaaaacttgctTACAAAAAGAACGCAGAGCAACACGGAGATGGATCAAAGCCACGTGCTTGGTGAAGAATCTGGAAGCAAATAACATATTACCTAAGGGTACATCAGAACACATTTTACCAACTGCCTTAAGCAGTCTTCCTTTGGAAGATTTCAAGATTCTTGAACAAGAGCAACAAGATAAAACATTATCAATTCTCTAA